Sequence from the Castanea sativa cultivar Marrone di Chiusa Pesio chromosome 12, ASM4071231v1 genome:
ACTTTTAAAACTGAATTTGAATTCTGAAAATTGTTGCAGAGAACTGCAAGTTGCACGCCTGTGCAATCTGCTGTTCATTCTACTCAAGACGAGGACTCCCAAATACCCATCGACATCACAAATTCACAAGTCCAGTGAGTTATCAAATTCCTTGGCTTTTTTTGGGATTCAATGCTTTcgtaatttttggtttttgagagcaaaagcaaaatttgttttatttataagcttattgttattattttttgtttgttttttgactTTTGATATGATTTGAGTGTAGGGATGAGCCTGAGAGAGAGTCGAGCTTTAGAAGCAGAAGGAAAGTAACATTCAATTCCAATGTGGAAACCTATGAACATGTTTTGTGTGAGGAAGTTAAGAATGTTGTACCGGAGACTGAAGGCAGTGGGAAGACGGGGCAGGAGGAAAATATAGCAAAATCAAGTCAAACAAAGTCTTCTTCAGAAGAAAATTCGAACACTTCAAGCTCGGTATCTTATCCTCCAAATCATAGATACCAGAATTGCAGGGACAGTGATGATGAGTTTGAAGAATTAGATTATGAGGAGAGTGAtcttgatgatgataatgacgatgatgatgacgacgatgaTGGGGTACTTGAGGTGAATGAAATTTATGAGGATGATGATCATGGAATTGTTGAGTCAAGGAGAAGAATTCCTGTTGTTCCTGTGGTTACCGAGGTGGTTGATGATTGTCCAATAAGATGTGATGAAGGGGAGGTTAAGCCATATGTGTATAACCCGAATGTTCGAGATAGGAGTGCTTATGTTCATCCTGTGTTAAACCCTGTCGAAAATCTTACGCAATGGAAAGCTGTTAAAGCTAAAGGGGCATCACCATTGAGGCCTCAGAAAGAGAATTTCGTTTCGAATCAAGAATCTGAGGTTTCATTCAGTTTTAAGTCAAAAACTAATCAATCCAAGAAGTCAAGCCAGGAAGTAGCAGTTGATGCTAGCCTTTCCAACTGGTTGGAATCATCTGAGGCGACTCCCATCAATAAGTCTAGCACCATTACACCTGAGATAAGCATGTCACAACGATCAACCTCATCAAGGAGCCCAGAAGATAGACCTATTT
This genomic interval carries:
- the LOC142618715 gene encoding uncharacterized protein LOC142618715 codes for the protein MGCFLGCFGSSKDGKRRKHRRNKVQPRDQPRTASCTPVQSAVHSTQDEDSQIPIDITNSQVQDEPERESSFRSRRKVTFNSNVETYEHVLCEEVKNVVPETEGSGKTGQEENIAKSSQTKSSSEENSNTSSSVSYPPNHRYQNCRDSDDEFEELDYEESDLDDDNDDDDDDDDGVLEVNEIYEDDDHGIVESRRRIPVVPVVTEVVDDCPIRCDEGEVKPYVYNPNVRDRSAYVHPVLNPVENLTQWKAVKAKGASPLRPQKENFVSNQESEVSFSFKSKTNQSKKSSQEVAVDASLSNWLESSEATPINKSSTITPEISMSQRSTSSRSPEDRPILGALTIEELKQFSTTSSPRRSPSPSPDDMPIIGTVGTYWSHTGTTKNSGSASSYKGIPNTTSKYREDKRVNWHTTPFEARLERALKSGSAEA